The following coding sequences lie in one Arachis ipaensis cultivar K30076 chromosome B05, Araip1.1, whole genome shotgun sequence genomic window:
- the LOC107644453 gene encoding leucine-rich repeat extensin-like protein 4, translating into MDNTWRLAFLMILTLHSNTIVAEFGVVGGVGVGVGVGNGGGGGVVWVGGGVNNPQPSGSSSESKLDGAYTALQAWKSAITDDPKKILGTWVGPNVCSYKGVFCDFTEDEMGASASAFPVVAGIDLNHANLQGTLVKELSLLTDMSLFHLNSNRFTGTVPDEFRDLDTLEEFDLSNNQFSGSFPSATLYMPSLIYLDLRFNYFSGTIPQELFYKNLDALFLNNNQFEGEIPQNLGNSPASVINLANNKLSGNIPASFGFMGSKLKEILFLNNQLTGCIPEGVGLFTEIQVLDVSYNTLMGHVPDTLSCLQDIQVLNLAHNKLSGELSDVICSLRSLANLTVAYNFFSGFSQQCSRLFFRNVGFDVSLNCIPGRDMQRPQPECSVIPGGSLSCLRIPTPKPLVCGSLAVSASKHTNSTSSSP; encoded by the coding sequence ATGGACAATACCTGGAGACTTGCTTTTCTTATGATCCTCACCCTTCATTCAAACACAATAGTAGCTGAATTTGGTGTTGTTGGTGGTGtaggtgttggtgttggtgttggcaATGGTGGTGGAGGAGGAGTGGTTTGGGTTGGGGGAGGGGTTAACAACCCACAACCCTCTGGATCTTCTTCAGAATCAAAGCTGGATGGAGCTTACACAGCGCTACAGGCATGGAAATCTGCAATCACTGATGACCCAAAGAAAATTCTAGGAACATGGGTTGGTCCAAATGTGTGTTCTTACAAAGGGGTTTTTTGTGATTTTACTGAAGATGAAATGGGTGCATCTGCATCAGCATTCCCTGTAGTTGCAGGCATAGATCTCAACCATGCAAATCTCCAAGGAACCCTTGTCAAAGAGCTATCTTTACTCACTGACATGTCCCTTTTCCACCTTAACAGTAACAGGTTCACTGGTACTGTTCCTGATGAATTCAGAGACCTCGACACTCTTGAAGAATTTGACCTCAGCAACAACCAATTCTCAGGTTCTTTCCCTTCTGCTACTTTGTACATGCCAAGCCTCATCTACTTGGACCTCAGGTTCAACTACTTCTCCGGGACAATCCCTCAAGAACTCTTCTACAAGAATCTTGATGCACTGTTTCTCAACAACAATCAATTTGAAGGTGAAATCCCTCAGAATCTTGGAAATTCCCCTGCATCAGTGATAAATTTAGCCAACAACAAGTTGAGTGGGAACATCCCAGCAAGTTTTGGATTCATGGGTTCTAAATTGAAGGAGATTCTGTTCCTGAATAACCAGTTAACTGGTTGCATCCCTGAAGGAGTGGGGCTATTCACTGAGATTCAAGTTCTGGATGTTAGCTACAATACTCTCATGGGTCATGTGCCAGACACATTGTCTTGTCTGCAAGACATTCAAGTCCTTAACTTGGCACATAACAAGCTTTCTGGGGAGTTATCAGATGTAATATGCTCTCTGAGGAGCCTTGCAAATTTGACTGTTGCTTACAATTTCTTTTCTGGGTTCAGCCAACAATGTTCAAGGCTTTTCTTCAGGAATGTGGGTTTTGATGTCTCACTTAACTGCATTCCTGGAAGGGACATGCAGAGACCTCAACCTGAGTGTTCTGTGATCCCAGGTGGTAGTCTAAGTTGTCTCAGAATTCCAACACCAAAGCCTCTTGTTTGCGGTTCTCTGGCTGTAAGTGCTTCTAAGCACACTAATTCTACTTCATCATCTCCTTGA
- the LOC107644452 gene encoding acid phosphatase 1 — MASGASFFFPLLLLLSAISGISSETAIRLPSENLVAGGNRKVRADDGVFCDSWKLAVETNNAGNWKQIPARCAAFVQAYMTGGQYSSDLEVIGKLSSEFARSVKLVGDDRDAWVFDIDETLLSNLPYYEETGFGTEIFNETSFDEWVKLAKAPALLPSFSLHNELQELGFKIILLTGRSEQQRSATEANLLFAGYRNWERLILRGPSDQGKTAAQYKSEKRSELVEEGYRIHGNSGDQWSDLWGFAVASRSFKLPNPMYYIA; from the exons ATGGCTTCGggtgcatcattcttcttccctCTCCTTCTGCTCCTCTCAGCGATCTCTGGCATCTCTTCCGAAACCGCGATCCGTCTCCCGTCGGAGAATCTCGTCGCCGGAGGGAATCGGAAGGTCCGCGCCGACGATGGCGTATTCTGCGATAGCTGGAAACTCGCCGTGGAGACGAACAACGCCGGGAATTGGAAACAAATTCCGGCGAGGTGCGCGGCCTTCGTGCAGGCGTACATGACGGGGGGACAGTACTCGTCGGATTTGGAGGTGATCGGAAAACTGTCGTCGGAGTTTGCGAGGAGCGTGAAGCTGGTCGGAGATGATAGAGACGCGTGGGTGTTCGATATCGACGAAACTCTTCTATCGAACTTGCCGTATTACGAAGAGACCGGGTTCGG GACAGAGATCTTTAATGAGACATCCTTTGATGAATGGGTGAAATTGGCCAAGGCTCCAGCTTTGCTACCAAGTTTCAGTTTGCACAATGAGCTTCAGGAGTTGGGATTCAAAATAATTCTCTTAACTGGGAGAAGTGAGCAGCAGAGGAGTGCCACTGAGGCAAACCTTCTATTTGCAGGGTACAGAAACTGGGAGAGGCTTATCTTAAG AGGCCCTTCTGACCAAGGTAAAACAGCTGCTCAGTACAAGTCTGAGAAGAGATCAGAATTGGTGGAAGAAGGCTACAGGATCCATGGCAACTCTGGTGATCAGTGGAGTGATTTATGGGGTTTTGCTGTGGCATCACGCTCTTTTAAACTCCCAAACCCAATGTATTATATTGCTTAA